A DNA window from Kitasatospora atroaurantiaca contains the following coding sequences:
- the ilvA gene encoding threonine ammonia-lyase, producing MQSWPITVDDVRGAHKMLAGVARVTPMESSRHLSALAGSPVHLKCENLQRTGSFKLRGAYVRIAGLSPVQRAGGVVAASAGNHAQGVALAASLLGVRSTVFMPVAAPLPKVAATRDYGAEVRLHGATVDEALLAAQRYSETTGAVFIHPFDHWDIITGQATVGMEILEQCPEVRTILVGVGGGGLIAGIAAAVKPLRPDVRVIGVQAAGAAAYPPSLAAGRPVSLEHFSTMADGIMVGRPGDIPFEVVNTLADGVRTVSEEALSRALLLSLERLKLVVEPAGASPIAALLDQSERFEGPVVAVLSGGNIDPQLMQRVLRHGLAAAGRYLSLRVRLADRPGSLANLLGVLTQVDANVLDVAHVRIDPKLGLTEVEVDLHLETKGPEHCAAVVGELRDAGYVVSQ from the coding sequence ATGCAGAGTTGGCCGATCACCGTGGACGACGTCCGGGGTGCCCACAAGATGCTCGCCGGGGTCGCCCGGGTCACCCCGATGGAGAGCAGCCGGCACCTCTCCGCGCTGGCCGGCTCGCCCGTCCACCTCAAGTGCGAGAACCTCCAGCGCACCGGCTCGTTCAAGCTGCGCGGCGCGTACGTCCGGATCGCCGGGCTCTCCCCGGTGCAGCGGGCGGGCGGGGTGGTCGCGGCCAGTGCGGGCAACCACGCGCAGGGCGTGGCGCTGGCGGCCTCGCTGCTGGGCGTGCGCTCCACGGTCTTCATGCCGGTCGCCGCGCCGCTGCCGAAGGTCGCGGCCACCCGGGACTACGGCGCCGAGGTCCGGCTGCACGGGGCCACCGTCGACGAGGCGCTGCTGGCCGCCCAGCGGTACTCCGAGACGACCGGGGCGGTCTTCATCCACCCCTTCGACCACTGGGACATCATCACCGGTCAGGCCACCGTGGGCATGGAGATCCTGGAGCAGTGCCCGGAGGTCCGCACCATCCTGGTCGGGGTGGGCGGCGGCGGGCTGATCGCCGGGATCGCGGCGGCGGTCAAACCGCTGCGGCCGGACGTCCGGGTGATCGGCGTGCAGGCGGCCGGTGCCGCGGCGTACCCGCCCTCGCTCGCGGCCGGCCGCCCGGTCTCGCTGGAGCACTTCAGCACCATGGCCGACGGCATCATGGTCGGCCGGCCGGGCGACATCCCCTTCGAGGTGGTCAACACCCTGGCGGACGGCGTCCGTACGGTCTCCGAGGAGGCACTCTCCCGTGCCCTGCTGCTGAGCCTGGAGCGCCTCAAGCTGGTGGTCGAGCCGGCCGGGGCGAGCCCGATCGCGGCGCTGCTGGACCAGTCGGAGAGGTTCGAGGGCCCGGTTGTCGCGGTGCTGTCGGGCGGCAACATCGACCCGCAGCTGATGCAGCGGGTGCTGCGGCACGGCCTGGCGGCGGCCGGACGCTACCTCTCGCTGCGGGTGCGGCTGGCGGACCGGCCCGGCTCGCTCGCGAACCTGCTGGGGGTGCTGACGCAGGTGGACGCCAATGTGCTGGACGTGGCGCACGTCCGGATCGATCCCAAGCTCGGGCTGACCGAGGTCGAGGTGGATCTGCATCTGGAGACCAAGGGCCCGGAGCACTGCGCGGCCGTGGTGGGCGAGCTCCGGGATGCGGGGTACGTCGTCTCGCAGTAA
- a CDS encoding ATP-binding cassette domain-containing protein — MAPAIQAENLVKTFGDVRALDGVSLDVPEGTVLGLLGPNGAGKTTTVRVLTTLLRPDSGHAVVAGVDVLKHPNQVRSLIGLSGQYAAVDEYLTGRENLQMVGELYQMSSRDAKARALELLEWFNLSEAMDRTAKTYSGGMRRRLDLAAALVVRPPVMFLDEPTTGLDPRNRLALWEVIETLVEQGTTLLLTTQYLEEADRLANDIAVVDHGKVIARGTADELKAQIGGERVEVVVHRSDDVTEALAALSPYAKGDPAVEKNTRRITVPVSGGAKVLADVIRELDARSIEIDDIGLRRPTLDDVFLSLTGHATEVSENGEEPPQPAKGRKSHGRDSHGKDA; from the coding sequence ATGGCGCCAGCCATCCAAGCCGAGAACCTGGTCAAGACCTTCGGTGACGTACGAGCCCTCGACGGCGTCAGCCTCGACGTCCCCGAAGGCACGGTGCTCGGGCTGCTCGGCCCCAACGGCGCCGGCAAGACGACCACCGTCCGCGTCCTCACCACCCTGCTCCGCCCCGACTCCGGCCATGCCGTGGTCGCCGGAGTCGACGTGCTGAAGCACCCCAACCAGGTGCGCAGCCTGATCGGCCTCTCCGGTCAGTACGCGGCCGTCGACGAGTACCTGACGGGCCGTGAGAACCTCCAGATGGTCGGCGAGCTCTACCAGATGAGCAGCCGCGACGCCAAGGCCCGCGCCCTGGAGCTGCTCGAGTGGTTCAACCTCAGCGAGGCCATGGACCGCACCGCCAAGACGTACTCGGGCGGTATGCGCCGCCGGCTCGACCTCGCGGCGGCGCTGGTCGTCCGGCCGCCCGTGATGTTCCTGGACGAGCCGACCACCGGCCTCGACCCGCGCAACCGGCTGGCGCTCTGGGAGGTCATCGAGACCCTGGTCGAGCAGGGCACCACCCTGCTGCTCACCACCCAGTACCTGGAGGAGGCGGACCGCCTCGCCAACGACATCGCGGTGGTCGACCACGGCAAGGTGATCGCCCGCGGCACGGCCGACGAGCTCAAGGCCCAGATCGGCGGTGAGCGGGTCGAGGTCGTGGTCCACCGGAGCGACGACGTCACCGAGGCGCTCGCCGCGCTCTCTCCGTACGCCAAGGGTGACCCGGCGGTGGAGAAGAACACCCGCAGGATCACCGTTCCGGTCAGCGGCGGCGCCAAGGTGCTCGCCGACGTGATCCGCGAGCTGGACGCCCGGTCGATCGAGATCGACGACATCGGTCTGCGCCGCCCGACCCTGGACGACGTGTTCCTCTCGCTGACCGGCCACGCCACCGAGGTCTCGGAGAACGGCGAGGAGCCACCCCAGCCCGCCAAGGGGCGCAAGAGCCACGGCCGTGACAGCCACGGAAAGGACGCCTGA
- a CDS encoding ABC transporter permease — protein sequence MTTTTATEHAIGAAVPRQRYGVAATLHDSWVVAKRNLRRMTRIPEIVVFGLMQPVMFVLLFSYVMGGAIQIPGTTASADAYTQFLMAGIFAQTVTFAVAGASAGIAEDMTKGLVDRFRSLPMARSAVLVGRTLADLVQTAFTLLVLALVALLVGWRIHEGFLKALGAFALLLLLGYAFSWIGALIGLSVRSPEAATSAGLIWLFPLTFISNAFVPVSSMPGWLQGIAYWNPFSATVQACRNLFGNQVGPVDSAWPMQHATLVSVVWSLIIMAVFSWLSVRKYRSANG from the coding sequence ATGACGACGACCACGGCCACCGAGCACGCCATCGGCGCAGCCGTCCCCCGTCAGCGCTACGGCGTGGCCGCCACGCTGCACGACTCCTGGGTGGTCGCCAAGCGCAACCTGCGCCGGATGACCCGCATCCCGGAGATCGTGGTCTTCGGCCTGATGCAGCCGGTGATGTTCGTCCTGCTGTTCTCGTACGTCATGGGCGGGGCGATCCAGATCCCCGGGACGACGGCCAGCGCGGACGCGTACACGCAGTTCCTGATGGCGGGCATCTTCGCCCAGACCGTCACCTTCGCGGTGGCCGGCGCCTCGGCCGGTATCGCGGAGGACATGACCAAGGGCCTGGTGGATCGTTTCCGCTCGCTGCCGATGGCCCGCTCGGCGGTGCTGGTCGGCCGTACGCTGGCCGACCTCGTCCAGACCGCCTTCACCCTGCTGGTGCTGGCGCTGGTCGCGCTGCTGGTCGGCTGGCGGATCCACGAGGGCTTCCTCAAGGCGCTCGGAGCGTTCGCGCTGCTGCTCCTGCTGGGTTACGCCTTCTCCTGGATCGGCGCGCTGATCGGTCTGTCGGTGCGGAGCCCGGAGGCGGCCACCTCGGCCGGTCTGATCTGGCTCTTCCCGCTGACCTTCATCTCCAACGCCTTCGTCCCGGTCAGCTCCATGCCGGGCTGGCTGCAGGGCATCGCGTACTGGAACCCGTTCAGCGCCACCGTTCAGGCCTGCCGCAACCTCTTCGGCAACCAGGTCGGTCCGGTGGACTCGGCCTGGCCGATGCAGCACGCGACGCTGGTGTCGGTGGTCTGGTCGCTGATCATCATGGCGGTGTTCTCCTGGCTCTCCGTCCGGAAGTACCGCTCCGCGAACGGCTGA
- the greA gene encoding transcription elongation factor GreA, with protein sequence MTQTSDNVTWLTQSGYDKLKAELEHLTGPWRIEIAQKIEAAREEGDLKENAGYHAAKEEQGKTELRIRQLTQLLERAKVGEAPADSGVVAPGMVVTVAFDGDLDDTMEFLLGSREVAGDDLDIYSPQSPLGRAIDGKKIGENATYELPNGKQASVKIIEAKPYTG encoded by the coding sequence GTGACCCAGACCAGCGACAACGTGACCTGGCTCACTCAGTCCGGCTACGACAAGCTCAAGGCCGAGCTGGAGCACCTGACCGGCCCCTGGCGCATCGAGATCGCCCAGAAGATCGAGGCCGCGCGCGAAGAGGGTGACCTCAAGGAGAACGCCGGCTACCACGCGGCCAAGGAGGAGCAGGGCAAGACCGAGCTGCGCATCCGCCAGCTGACCCAGCTCCTGGAGCGCGCCAAGGTGGGCGAGGCCCCCGCCGACTCCGGCGTGGTGGCCCCCGGCATGGTCGTGACCGTGGCCTTCGACGGCGACCTCGACGACACCATGGAGTTCCTGCTCGGCTCCCGCGAGGTGGCCGGCGACGACCTGGACATCTACTCGCCGCAGTCGCCGCTCGGCCGCGCCATCGACGGCAAGAAGATCGGCGAGAACGCGACGTACGAGCTGCCGAACGGCAAGCAGGCCAGCGTGAAGATCATCGAGGCCAAGCCGTACACCGGCTGA
- a CDS encoding DUF4307 domain-containing protein — protein MDSGTTTASTTAGNPEDRYGRLSNREADRRLKLVGAVCGVLFLGLVAWLGGSYLLRETAMNGTVPTFEVVSDSAVQVHLSVRKSDGTGGICTVRSQAADGSVVGLYDFPVPAAGDSYDEVVTLRTTARGTTAELLGCTPAK, from the coding sequence ATGGACTCCGGTACTACGACCGCCTCCACCACGGCCGGGAACCCCGAGGACCGCTACGGCAGGCTCAGCAACCGCGAGGCGGACCGCCGGCTGAAGCTGGTGGGTGCGGTCTGCGGTGTGCTGTTCCTGGGCCTGGTGGCCTGGCTGGGCGGCTCGTACCTGCTGCGCGAGACCGCGATGAACGGCACCGTGCCGACCTTCGAGGTGGTCTCCGACAGCGCGGTCCAGGTGCATCTGTCGGTCCGCAAGAGCGACGGGACGGGTGGGATCTGCACGGTCCGCTCGCAGGCCGCGGACGGCTCGGTGGTCGGACTGTACGACTTTCCGGTGCCGGCGGCCGGTGACAGCTACGACGAGGTCGTCACACTGAGGACCACAGCCCGGGGCACCACCGCCGAGCTGCTCGGCTGTACGCCGGCCAAGTAG
- the mca gene encoding mycothiol conjugate amidase Mca translates to MTEQLRLMAVHAHPDDESSKGAATMAMYVSQGVDVLVATCTGGERGSILNPKLQGDPWVEENIHEVRRKEMDAAREILGVQQAWLGFVDSGLPEGDPLPPLPEGCFALQDVAAAAEPLVKLIREFRPHVITTYDENGGYPHPDHIMTHKISMVAFDAAGDPDAYPEAGTPWQPSKLYYNHGFPMGRIRALHAYLTENGHDSPYGEWIEGWEKSGRKEREITTRVKCDDWFEIRDKALIAHATQIDPDGPWFRVPLDVQREVWPTEDYELARSLIDTDLPEDDLFAGLRVPSRTA, encoded by the coding sequence TTGACTGAGCAGTTGCGACTGATGGCAGTGCATGCCCACCCGGACGACGAGTCCAGCAAGGGCGCCGCCACGATGGCCATGTACGTCTCCCAGGGCGTGGACGTCCTGGTCGCCACCTGCACGGGCGGGGAGCGCGGGTCGATCCTCAACCCCAAGCTCCAGGGCGATCCGTGGGTCGAGGAGAACATCCACGAGGTACGCCGGAAGGAGATGGACGCGGCCCGCGAGATCCTGGGCGTCCAGCAGGCCTGGCTCGGTTTCGTGGACTCGGGGCTTCCCGAGGGGGACCCGCTGCCGCCGCTGCCGGAGGGCTGCTTCGCCCTTCAGGACGTGGCCGCTGCGGCCGAGCCGCTGGTGAAGCTGATCCGCGAGTTCCGGCCGCACGTCATCACGACGTACGACGAGAACGGCGGCTACCCGCACCCCGACCACATCATGACCCACAAGATCAGCATGGTGGCCTTCGACGCCGCCGGTGACCCGGACGCGTACCCCGAGGCCGGGACGCCCTGGCAGCCGTCCAAGCTGTACTACAACCACGGCTTCCCGATGGGCCGGATCCGGGCGCTGCACGCGTACCTCACCGAGAACGGGCACGACTCCCCGTACGGCGAGTGGATCGAGGGCTGGGAGAAGAGCGGCCGCAAGGAGCGCGAGATCACCACCCGGGTGAAGTGCGACGACTGGTTCGAGATCCGGGACAAGGCGCTGATCGCCCACGCCACCCAGATCGACCCGGACGGGCCCTGGTTCCGCGTCCCGCTCGACGTCCAGCGCGAGGTCTGGCCGACCGAGGACTACGAGCTCGCCCGCTCGCTGATCGACACCGACCTCCCCGAGGACGACCTCTTCGCCGGTCTGCGCGTCCCCAGCCGGACGGCCTGA
- a CDS encoding thioredoxin domain-containing protein: MPNRLADATSPYLLQHADNPVDWWPWGPDAFDEARRRGVPVLLSVGYAACHWCHVMAHESFEDDSVAAYANEHFVSIKVDREERPDVDAVYMEAVQAATGQGGWPMTVFLTPDKDPFYFGTYFPPEPRHGMPGFRQVLEGVYAAWRDRREEVGEVAARIRADLAERAAVYDVGAGVLRPPAEEDLYQALVALSRSFDEKRGGFGGAPKFPPSMTVEFLLRHHARTGSEAALEMAGRTCEAMARGGIYDQLGGGFARYSVDAEWVVPHFEKMLYDNALLLRVYLHLWRATGGEQARRVALETADFLLRELRTPEGGFASALDADSLDPATGKSTEGAYYAWTPEQLTAVLGEEDGALAVSLFEVTGTFEHGSSVLQLLGDPTDTEAYERIRARLFEARAERPAPARDDKVVAAWNGLAIAALAETGALLDRPDLVEAAVRAADLLLAVHLTADGRLLRTSRDGRAGENAGVLEDYADTAEGFLALFAVTGDAEWLGLAGGLLDTVLVHFADAESGALYDTADDAEELIRRPQDPTDNAAPSGWTAAANALLTYAAYTGSALHRTAAERALGIVGALAPRAPRFIGWGLAAAEALADGPREVAVVGPADDPATAALHRTALLGTAPGAVVAVGEPGTTEVPLLADRPLLGGRAAAYVCRHFTCDAPTAERAALAESLGARQ, encoded by the coding sequence ATGCCGAACCGTCTCGCGGACGCGACCTCGCCGTACCTGCTGCAGCACGCCGACAACCCGGTGGACTGGTGGCCCTGGGGGCCGGACGCCTTCGATGAGGCGCGGCGACGGGGCGTGCCGGTGCTGCTGTCGGTCGGGTACGCGGCGTGCCACTGGTGCCATGTGATGGCCCACGAGTCCTTCGAGGACGATTCCGTCGCCGCGTACGCCAACGAGCACTTCGTCTCGATCAAGGTCGACCGCGAGGAGCGGCCGGACGTCGACGCGGTGTACATGGAGGCCGTTCAGGCCGCCACCGGGCAGGGCGGCTGGCCGATGACGGTCTTCCTCACGCCCGACAAGGACCCGTTCTACTTCGGTACCTACTTCCCGCCCGAGCCCCGGCACGGCATGCCCGGCTTCCGGCAGGTGCTGGAGGGCGTGTACGCCGCGTGGCGCGACCGCCGCGAGGAGGTCGGCGAGGTGGCCGCCCGGATCCGGGCGGACCTGGCCGAGCGGGCGGCCGTGTACGACGTCGGCGCCGGTGTGCTCCGCCCGCCCGCCGAGGAGGACCTCTACCAGGCGCTGGTCGCGCTCAGCCGCAGCTTCGACGAGAAGCGCGGCGGCTTCGGCGGAGCACCCAAGTTCCCGCCGTCCATGACGGTCGAGTTCCTGCTCCGGCACCACGCCCGCACCGGCTCCGAGGCCGCCCTGGAGATGGCCGGGCGGACCTGTGAGGCCATGGCCCGCGGCGGCATCTACGACCAGCTCGGCGGCGGCTTCGCCCGCTACTCGGTGGACGCCGAGTGGGTGGTGCCGCACTTCGAGAAGATGCTCTACGACAACGCCCTGCTGCTCCGGGTCTACCTGCACCTCTGGCGGGCCACCGGCGGCGAGCAGGCACGGCGTGTCGCCCTGGAGACCGCCGACTTCCTGCTGCGTGAACTCCGTACTCCCGAGGGCGGGTTCGCCTCCGCGCTGGATGCCGACAGCCTCGACCCGGCGACCGGGAAGTCCACCGAGGGCGCCTACTACGCCTGGACGCCCGAGCAGCTGACCGCCGTCCTGGGTGAGGAGGACGGCGCCCTGGCCGTCTCGCTCTTCGAGGTCACCGGCACCTTCGAGCACGGCTCCTCCGTCCTGCAGCTGCTCGGCGACCCCACCGACACCGAGGCGTACGAGCGGATCCGGGCCCGGCTGTTCGAGGCGCGCGCCGAGCGGCCCGCGCCCGCCCGCGACGACAAGGTGGTCGCGGCCTGGAACGGCCTCGCCATCGCCGCCCTCGCCGAGACCGGCGCGCTGCTCGACCGCCCCGACCTGGTGGAGGCCGCGGTCCGCGCGGCCGACCTGCTGCTCGCCGTCCACCTCACCGCGGACGGCCGGCTGCTGCGCACCTCGCGGGACGGACGGGCGGGCGAGAACGCCGGTGTCCTGGAGGACTACGCGGACACCGCCGAGGGCTTCCTCGCCCTCTTCGCCGTCACCGGCGACGCCGAATGGCTCGGGCTGGCGGGCGGGTTGCTCGACACGGTGCTGGTCCACTTCGCCGACGCCGAGTCAGGTGCGCTGTACGACACCGCGGACGACGCCGAGGAGCTGATCCGGCGTCCGCAGGACCCGACCGACAATGCGGCGCCCTCCGGCTGGACGGCCGCCGCCAACGCCCTGCTCACATACGCCGCCTACACCGGATCGGCCCTCCACCGCACCGCCGCCGAGCGCGCCCTCGGCATCGTCGGGGCGCTGGCCCCGCGGGCCCCGCGCTTCATCGGCTGGGGCCTGGCCGCGGCCGAGGCCCTGGCGGACGGCCCGCGCGAGGTCGCCGTGGTCGGCCCCGCCGACGACCCGGCCACCGCGGCGCTCCACCGCACCGCGCTGCTCGGCACCGCCCCGGGCGCGGTCGTCGCCGTCGGCGAGCCCGGCACGACGGAGGTCCCGCTGCTGGCGGACCGTCCCCTGCTCGGCGGGCGGGCGGCCGCGTACGTCTGCCGCCACTTCACCTGCGACGCCCCGACGGCCGAGCGGGCGGCGCTGGCGGAGAGCCTGGGGGCCCGGCAGTAA
- a CDS encoding GNAT family N-acetyltransferase produces the protein MTWTLTSSLDEFRAETGDFLAAHPAENTVLLTLVDRLAKLGLNAFGPEAPRFGWWRPGPEAQVAGAFLQTPPFSPRLGRMPTEAGAELAAALHADGVELPGIAGGEAPTWAFVEVWQKAAGCGATVHVNERLYRLGELTDPSPVPDGRARPATAADRELLIAWFDAFLAEIDHPSPDLAAVVDRRTADGDLHIWEVDGRPVSLAGVSPVIAGMSRVGPVFTPPELRGRGYASGVVAAGSAHALAQGADEVLLYTDLANPTSNSIYQKLGYRPVADCVTLDF, from the coding sequence ATGACCTGGACCCTGACGTCCTCTCTGGACGAATTCCGGGCGGAGACGGGCGACTTCCTGGCCGCCCACCCCGCCGAGAACACCGTGCTGCTCACGCTGGTGGACCGCCTCGCCAAGCTCGGCCTGAACGCCTTCGGCCCCGAGGCGCCCCGCTTCGGCTGGTGGCGTCCGGGGCCGGAGGCGCAGGTCGCAGGAGCCTTCCTGCAGACCCCGCCGTTTTCGCCGCGGCTCGGCCGGATGCCGACGGAGGCCGGAGCCGAACTGGCGGCCGCGCTGCACGCGGACGGTGTCGAGCTGCCCGGGATAGCGGGTGGCGAGGCGCCGACCTGGGCCTTCGTGGAGGTCTGGCAGAAGGCGGCCGGCTGCGGCGCGACCGTCCACGTGAACGAGCGACTCTACCGGCTGGGCGAGCTCACCGACCCCAGCCCCGTGCCCGACGGCCGGGCCCGGCCGGCGACGGCGGCCGACCGCGAGCTGCTGATCGCCTGGTTCGACGCCTTCCTGGCCGAGATCGACCACCCCAGCCCCGACCTTGCCGCCGTCGTCGACCGCCGCACCGCCGACGGGGACCTGCACATCTGGGAGGTCGACGGCCGCCCGGTCTCCCTCGCCGGGGTCAGCCCGGTGATCGCGGGCATGTCCCGGGTCGGCCCCGTCTTCACCCCGCCGGAGCTGCGCGGACGTGGCTACGCCAGCGGGGTCGTCGCGGCAGGTTCTGCCCACGCCCTCGCCCAGGGCGCGGACGAGGTGCTCCTCTACACCGACCTGGCCAACCCCACCAGCAACTCGATCTACCAGAAGCTCGGCTACCGGCCGGTGGCGGACTGCGTGACACTCGACTTCTAG
- a CDS encoding papain-like cysteine protease family protein: MSETRIRLRRAVAALALGVLAPALTVAATTPAQAQSVPHIQSLTQTRTQPHSALAAGTWRKLNITMQQQQNTNWCWAASGNTIATYYGYNYSQNQFCNAAFGRSTDSTCPNSQATLGDVQNGLSWIGINPGSYVNGYLRYTTVQTEIDANRPVETRIQWSSGGGHMQVLYGYDTGNNWVYWGDPWPSNYRYNWADYWYYVSNSSFSWTHSLYRIGA, translated from the coding sequence ATGTCAGAAACCCGGATACGCCTGCGTCGGGCGGTCGCCGCTCTCGCGCTCGGTGTGCTCGCACCGGCCCTCACGGTCGCCGCGACCACCCCGGCCCAGGCACAGTCCGTCCCCCACATCCAGAGCCTGACCCAGACCCGGACCCAGCCGCACAGCGCCCTCGCGGCCGGCACCTGGCGGAAGCTCAACATCACCATGCAGCAACAGCAGAACACCAACTGGTGCTGGGCGGCGAGCGGCAACACGATCGCCACCTACTACGGCTACAACTACAGCCAGAACCAGTTCTGCAACGCCGCCTTCGGCCGCTCCACCGACTCCACCTGCCCGAACAGCCAGGCCACGCTGGGCGATGTCCAGAACGGGCTGAGCTGGATCGGGATCAACCCGGGCTCGTACGTCAACGGCTACCTGCGCTACACCACCGTGCAGACCGAGATCGACGCCAACCGCCCGGTCGAGACCCGCATCCAGTGGAGCTCGGGCGGTGGCCACATGCAGGTGCTGTACGGCTACGACACCGGGAACAACTGGGTCTACTGGGGTGACCCGTGGCCGTCCAACTACCGCTACAACTGGGCGGACTACTGGTACTACGTCAGCAACAGCTCGTTCTCCTGGACCCACTCCCTGTACCGGATCGGCGCGTGA
- the trhA gene encoding PAQR family membrane homeostasis protein TrhA — MTAERTTDPEALVLDPHTGLVKPKWRGWLHAGMFPASLAAGIVLICLADSTPAKIACAVYSVSAWLLFGISAVYHRFTWGPRGDAILRRLDHANIFLIIAGSYTPFTILLLDGGNRQLLLWLVWGGALAGIAFRVFWVGAPRWLYTPCYLALGWAAVFFLPDFLKAGGAAVITLMIVGGVLYSAGGVVYGLKKPNPSPRWFGFHEVFHAFTLGAFIVQYVGVSLVAYSVAN; from the coding sequence ATGACTGCGGAGCGCACCACGGACCCCGAAGCCCTGGTTCTCGACCCCCACACCGGGCTCGTCAAGCCGAAGTGGCGGGGGTGGCTTCATGCGGGGATGTTCCCGGCCTCGTTGGCGGCGGGAATCGTGCTGATCTGCCTGGCCGACTCGACACCCGCCAAGATCGCCTGCGCGGTCTACTCGGTCAGCGCCTGGCTGCTGTTCGGCATCAGCGCGGTCTACCACCGCTTCACCTGGGGTCCGCGCGGGGACGCGATCCTGCGCCGGCTCGACCACGCGAACATCTTCCTGATCATCGCGGGCTCGTACACGCCGTTCACGATCCTGCTGCTGGACGGCGGCAACCGGCAGCTGCTGCTCTGGCTCGTCTGGGGCGGCGCGCTGGCCGGGATAGCGTTCCGGGTCTTCTGGGTCGGCGCACCGCGCTGGCTCTACACGCCCTGCTACCTCGCGCTGGGCTGGGCCGCCGTCTTCTTCCTCCCCGACTTCCTGAAGGCGGGCGGCGCCGCGGTGATCACCCTGATGATCGTCGGCGGCGTGCTCTACAGCGCGGGCGGCGTGGTGTACGGCCTCAAGAAGCCGAACCCGTCACCGCGCTGGTTCGGGTTCCACGAGGTCTTCCACGCCTTCACCCTGGGGGCCTTCATCGTGCAGTACGTCGGCGTCTCACTGGTTGCGTACAGCGTCGCCAACTGA